The nucleotide sequence ATCCTGAGTATTGACATGTATATCTATGGAAACTCATATGAAAGCTCTATGTATTTGCATTTCCACTAGTTTCCGGTCAGACGGCAGTTAGTGCAATTTGTGTCCAGGAAAAGAACGTCTAACAGTCTCCTACCTAGAACACTACAATTAGATAGCTTTTAAAATAGTGAGAACCTCCTGTGACTTCTCACAGATATAGAGTATGCTCGAAATGCTGATTTAGTGAAagcagttctggaggtcagggcTAGAAGTTGCTACAGTGTTCATCCAATAATCAGAAGAGGATATAACCACAGTGAGAAACAACCAGAATTGTAGGGAACTTCATATGGATAAGGATGGGTAAGGGGTCTGGTCTTTACTCAAAGATCCAGGAAAAGCCAAGTCCTGGGGATGAGGTTGACATGAGATATGGGCAGTAGGAACCTAGGGCCTCTCAAAGAGGAAATAGTCTGAATGAAGAAAAATCACTCTTTCACTAATGAAAATGAGGACTATTTTTTAGTGATGCTTAAGATATTGAAAATTTCAGTTGTGTTCTTGGCCTCTCCAAGTGCCCTTTCATTCAGGGAAAAGTGTTGTTAGCTCAGCCCAGGGACACTGGTTTTTCATTTAGCCACGATATCAATAGTCATTTGGCCAGCCTCTCCATTGCTGGAAACACGATCCCTATTCCCGACCCTGCTGTTGAGGCTTTCTGTGCCCTGGATAACTTGAAAGCCAGTGTTGAAAATCAGGGCCAGATTAAGATGTACATCAACGAAGTGTGTCGGGAGACTGTGTCACTTTGCTGCAACTCATTTCTGCAGCAGGCCGGATTAAATTTGTTAATAATCATGACAGTTATTAATAACATGCTTGCCAAGTCCGTTTCAGACTTGAAGTTTCCTTTGATACCAGAGGGAAGTGAATGTGCTGAGGGGCACGTTGTGAAACCCTTGATGGGTTTGTCTGAAAAGCCAGTCTTGGCGGAGGAGTTGCTGGGAGCCCAGATGTTGCTCTCCTTCTTGTCCCTCTTTATCAGGAACGCAAACAGACAGCTTCTCCCAGAAATCCCGGCCTCTTAAATGGCCCCCTCCAACAGGATGGGACTGATCCACCCCGAACCAAAACCCGATCAGTGAACCACACACTTGTGTTCTCAATCAAAGACTCTGCAGTGGGTGCTATTGAAGATCCAGCCTTAGCCAGTAGCCATATCTCTGGGTGAAAGTTACACTTGCTAAATCCAGGACCACTCTCTTGTTGGCCAGGCAGGGGTTCCCACAGAGCTTTGAGTAACCTCTTGGTTTTGCAGTCTGCAGGCAGTGCGCATTGTAAATTGCTCCCTTGCGGCCTTCTTCCTGTGGTAAAGGGATCATTTCAGCTGTGTGGTGAAAGGACAACATTTTCTAGCCTGACAAGGGATGCCTTGCCTGTGGTGGTCTCCCTGTCTAAGCTGGACCGTCTTGTGGAGACCAGACCCATATGGGAGCTTGTGCCGAAAATGCATTGGTTGCTGCGTAggttgaattctttttcatttactctcTTTTCTTCACGAGCCTATGGATGGTAAACCTGTTCAGCAAAAAATGTACACTCCCCTTCTATGAGTTGTACTGACTCAGCCTCGTCCACCAAGTCTGCATTTTTATGTATCACCAATAAAGCTGTGTGCTTTAGCTGGCAAAAACGAGAACATGGTACTTGTCTTTGAGTTTATAGTCTGCGTGAAGAGGAAGCCCAAAATACATGATCAGTGCTAACTAACTGGGGCGTTTGCTCCTGAAGAATGTCCGCCTAGCAGTGCCCACAGGAGGCAGTGGAAGAGATGGGCTGCAGGGTTCAGGATAAGCTTCCagaaggggctgggggcggggctggggcaggggaatgGGGTGGAGGGTGGAATTAAGAAGGACTGCTGGGAGGACTAAAGGAGACAGCACCTGTGAAGCAggcagcacagtgcctgatgcaGAGGAATCCTTCCCTCGATGAAGTTGTCTTTCCTCGCCTGCTGGCCTCTTAGAGAGGAAGGTCAGTATCCTTGAGGTTTTGTCTACACATCCTTGGGGGCCACAGGGCAACCCATCCCTGCACAAGTTAGTGCACAGTTATAGCAGTAACAGTTGCTACTTGCTGAGTGCCTGCTTTGTGTTGTTCTCTCTCCTGAGAAGCAGCTGTGAAACCTACTTCCAGGC is from Orcinus orca chromosome X, mOrcOrc1.1, whole genome shotgun sequence and encodes:
- the LOC101288025 gene encoding protein ARMCX6-like; its protein translation is MDIENFSCVLGLSKCPFIQGKVLLAQPRDTGFSFSHDINSHLASLSIAGNTIPIPDPAVEAFCALDNLKASVENQGQIKMYINEVCRETVSLCCNSFLQQAGLNLLIIMTVINNMLAKSVSDLKFPLIPEGSECAEGHVVKPLMGLSEKPVLAEELLGAQMLLSFLSLFIRNANRQLLPEIPAS